The Deltaproteobacteria bacterium nucleotide sequence CTGCTATTTGCGTTGCTTATAGTGCGACACTGATCTCTCGCAATCGTCGCGATTTTGAGCGTGTCCCCGGGTTGGTAGCTGAGTTCTGGGAGTGATCGCCCTAACCTTCGCCTCCAGCGTGACCGCAGCCCGCGTGGGGGTTCAGGCGAACCCGAAACTGTACGGTCGGGCGGCGGCTGAGGCGGAGGCGTTAGGGCTTTCTATGACCTCTTGGCTGACAAGATATTTCGTGAGATCATCCCGAGATGGCAAAGCCGTTTCAGTACCGTTTTGCGTGGGATCCCAGCAAAGCGCGGGAGAATCTGAAAGATCATAAGATCGCTTTTGAGCGCGCCGCCACCGTCTTTCTTGATCCGGAAGCCCTCTCAGAGTTCGACGAGGACCATAGTGAGGAGGAAGATCGGTGGCTGACCTTGGGAGTGGATCGGACCGGCACACTTGTGGTGGTCAGTCCTACCTACCGGGAAGAGACTGAGACCAGCGCTACGATACGGCTGATATCAGCACGCAAGGCGACCAAGAAGGAAACCAAACAGTACACGAGGAAATAGACCATGAGACGCGAATATGACTTTTCCCAGGCCGTACGTGGGAAGTTTTACCGCAAGGGGGCGGAGTTGCGGTTGCCCATTTACCTGGACACGAAGCTGCAGAGTCAACTGGAGCGGCTTGCGCAGAGAAAAGGCAAAGAACTTGGGGTGGTGGTGAATCAGCTCGTCAAGAAGGAATTGGAACTCCTTGAAGAATTAGCCTGACCCCTGAGGAGAGCCCCAACCTTGCGCTGCACCGCATCGCCGCCATGTTGCGGTTCGGAATGAACCCGCAAGGGCGCATCGTGGCGGCTCGCGGTGAGCTGGCGCATTGGGCCGCATGTCAGCATTCTCGTGATGGAGGGGATGATGCAGGAAGTTCCTGAGATTCGGTACGCCAAGAGCGGTGAGCTTAACCTCGCCTATCAGTGCTTCGGCGAGGGGCCGGGCTCGATCGTCTTTATTCCTGGGATCCTTAACCACATTGAGACCACATGGGCAATCCCTGAGTTTGCCCAATTTTGCCG carries:
- a CDS encoding BrnT family toxin — its product is MAKPFQYRFAWDPSKARENLKDHKIAFERAATVFLDPEALSEFDEDHSEEEDRWLTLGVDRTGTLVVVSPTYREETETSATIRLISARKATKKETKQYTRK